One stretch of Variovorax sp. TBS-050B DNA includes these proteins:
- the nrdR gene encoding transcriptional regulator NrdR, with product MKCPFCGHLETQVVETRVSEDADFVRRRRQCGACDKRFTTYERPDVNFPVVVKKDGSRADFDSTKVRASMMLALRKRPVSIEQIDNALLRIEQKLLASGLREIESTKVGELVMRELKKLDKVAYVRFASVYRSFEDVDEFRQLLRDI from the coding sequence ATGAAATGCCCTTTTTGCGGTCATCTCGAAACGCAGGTCGTCGAGACCCGCGTCTCGGAAGACGCCGACTTCGTGCGCCGGCGCCGCCAGTGCGGTGCCTGCGACAAGCGCTTCACCACCTACGAGCGGCCGGACGTCAACTTCCCGGTGGTGGTCAAGAAGGACGGCAGCCGCGCCGACTTCGACTCGACCAAAGTCCGCGCCTCGATGATGCTCGCGCTGCGCAAGCGCCCGGTCAGCATCGAGCAGATCGACAACGCCCTCCTGCGCATCGAGCAGAAGCTGCTGGCGAGCGGCCTGCGCGAGATCGAATCGACCAAGGTCGGCGAACTCGTGATGCGCGAGCTCAAGAAGCTCGACAAGGTGGCCTACGTGCGCTTTGCCTCGGTGTACCGCAGCTTCGAGGACGTGGACGAGTTCAGGCAGTTGCTGCGCGACATCTGA
- a CDS encoding lytic transglycosylase domain-containing protein, with the protein MNKAFDATARGLRTFLSDVADGFFEITHNGFALVGLAIVFVVLALAARPDLRQTGEQQLMGWLESRKPAPEATDLEPTAIVRTTAASPDDLPKQQAAVAYWLSKKYRVAPEPLSVLVAEAYNLGKRTKLDPTLILAIMAVESSFNPFAQSHVGAQGLMQVMTRVHGDKYESAGGTLTAFDPVTNMRVGVKVLQECISRAGSLEGGLRYYVGAANLDDDGGYAGKVLAERDRLQQVANGRNPSTTTVVTPPVVRAQAIPVAAPPKSEQPAEPAADHQKVALLSDVS; encoded by the coding sequence ATGAACAAGGCGTTCGATGCCACAGCCCGAGGGCTCCGGACTTTTCTGTCCGACGTGGCAGACGGCTTTTTTGAAATCACCCACAACGGCTTCGCCCTGGTCGGCCTGGCGATCGTCTTCGTGGTGCTGGCACTCGCGGCACGGCCCGACCTGCGCCAGACCGGCGAGCAACAGCTCATGGGCTGGCTGGAGTCGCGCAAGCCAGCGCCCGAAGCCACCGACCTGGAGCCGACCGCCATCGTGCGCACCACGGCCGCGAGCCCGGACGACCTGCCCAAGCAGCAGGCGGCCGTGGCCTACTGGCTCAGCAAGAAGTACCGCGTCGCGCCCGAGCCGCTGAGCGTGCTGGTGGCGGAGGCCTACAACCTCGGCAAGCGCACCAAGCTCGACCCGACGCTGATCCTCGCCATCATGGCCGTGGAATCGAGCTTCAACCCGTTCGCGCAGAGCCACGTGGGCGCTCAGGGCCTGATGCAGGTCATGACGCGCGTGCATGGCGACAAGTACGAAAGCGCGGGCGGCACCCTCACCGCCTTCGACCCGGTGACCAACATGCGCGTCGGCGTGAAGGTGCTGCAGGAGTGCATCTCCCGCGCCGGCTCGCTCGAGGGCGGCCTGCGCTACTACGTCGGCGCGGCCAATCTCGACGACGACGGCGGCTACGCGGGCAAGGTGCTGGCCGAGCGCGACCGACTGCAGCAGGTCGCCAATGGCCGCAATCCCTCGACCACCACCGTGGTGACGCCGCCCGTCGTGCGTGCGCAGGCCATCCCGGTCGCCGCGCCGCCCAAGTCCGAACAGCCTGCCGAGCCTGCGGCCGACCACCAGAAGGTCGCCCTGCTTTCGGACGTTTCCTGA
- the glyA gene encoding serine hydroxymethyltransferase, with protein MYQRNILVEQTDPEIWAAIQAEHARQEHHIELIASENYASPAVMAAQGSQLTNKYAEGYPGKRYYGGCEHVDVAEQLAIDRIKQIFGADAANVQPHCGASANEAVMLAFLKPGDTIMGMSLAEGGHLTHGMPLNMSGKWFNVVSYGLNEKEEIDYDAMERKAHEHMPKLIIAGASAYSLRIDFERFAKVAKDVGAIFMVDIAHYAGLVAAGVYPNPVPHADVVTSTTHKSLRGPRGGIILMKSQHEKAINSAIFPGLQGGPLMHVIAAKAVAFKEAMTPEFKAYQQQVVKNAQIVADTLTQRGLRIVSGRTESHVMLVDLRAKGITGKEAEAVLGSAHMTINKNAIPNDPEKPMVTSGVRIGTPAMTTRGFKDEEARLTANLIADVLENPRDAANIDAVRAKVHALTSRFPVYR; from the coding sequence ATGTACCAACGCAACATCCTGGTCGAACAGACCGATCCCGAAATCTGGGCTGCCATCCAGGCCGAGCACGCGCGCCAGGAACACCACATCGAGCTGATCGCGAGCGAGAACTACGCCTCGCCGGCCGTGATGGCCGCACAGGGCTCGCAGCTCACCAACAAGTACGCCGAAGGCTATCCAGGCAAGCGCTATTACGGCGGCTGCGAGCACGTGGACGTGGCCGAGCAGCTCGCGATCGACCGCATCAAGCAGATCTTCGGTGCCGACGCCGCGAACGTGCAGCCGCACTGCGGCGCCTCGGCCAACGAGGCCGTGATGCTGGCCTTCCTCAAGCCCGGCGACACCATCATGGGCATGAGCCTGGCCGAAGGCGGCCACCTCACGCACGGCATGCCGCTCAACATGAGCGGCAAGTGGTTCAACGTGGTGAGCTACGGCCTGAACGAGAAGGAAGAGATCGACTACGACGCGATGGAGCGCAAGGCGCACGAGCACATGCCCAAGCTCATCATCGCCGGCGCCTCGGCCTATTCGCTGCGCATCGACTTCGAGCGCTTCGCCAAGGTGGCCAAGGACGTGGGCGCCATCTTCATGGTCGACATCGCCCACTACGCCGGCCTCGTGGCCGCGGGCGTGTACCCCAACCCGGTGCCGCATGCCGACGTGGTGACCTCCACCACCCACAAGAGCCTGCGCGGCCCGCGCGGCGGCATCATCCTGATGAAGTCGCAGCACGAGAAGGCCATCAACAGCGCCATCTTCCCGGGCCTGCAGGGCGGCCCGCTGATGCACGTGATCGCCGCCAAGGCCGTCGCGTTCAAGGAAGCGATGACGCCGGAGTTCAAGGCCTACCAGCAGCAGGTGGTCAAGAACGCCCAGATCGTCGCCGACACCCTCACGCAGCGCGGCCTGCGCATCGTGAGCGGACGCACCGAAAGCCACGTCATGCTGGTCGACCTGCGCGCCAAGGGCATCACCGGCAAGGAAGCCGAAGCCGTGCTCGGCAGCGCCCACATGACGATCAACAAGAACGCGATCCCCAACGACCCCGAGAAGCCGATGGTGACCAGCGGCGTGCGCATCGGCACGCCCGCCATGACCACGCGCGGCTTCAAGGACGAAGAGGCGCGCCTGACCGCGAACCTGATCGCCGACGTGCTCGAGAACCCGCGCGACGCGGCCAACATCGACGCGGTGCGCGCCAAGGTGCACGCGCTCACGAGCCGCTTCCCGGTCTACCGCTGA
- a CDS encoding DUF748 domain-containing protein encodes MDAASLRQNKWLRRGIVALLILLGLWLVAWLAVPPIAKSQLQKIASEKLGRQVTVGKIDFKPWTLELALNDLRIATADGARPQVVVKRIYADAELQSILRLAPVIDAVSVESPAILLTHLADGKYDIDDILQRLAAGPPPDPKAEPARFAIYNIAITHGAVDFDDQSVKRRHELRDFELKVPFLSNLASQRDINTEPKLAFSLNGSKFDSAALTTPFAESRKTDAHVRFKGLDLAPYLGYIPGGLPVKLQAGSLDADLKIDFQRAATAGLKITGTVEAHGAKLGDARGRDLLAFESLKLALADVRPLESVFHLSEVALSNPELAVARDAQGQLNLLATDPASGSAEKVAAVPAPAASAPNGQAPEKPKLQVRVDKIALAGGRIGWRDETVQPAAAVQLTALGVDATGVSWPMDKAAEFSGSTAVAGATLKFKGDATDKVANVQTEVEALPLSLAAPYLAHSLEPTLDGKLSGQIDIAWAEPHLKFKARRLAADGLALTQQKTALASVGRFELIDAEADMTKHTLDVASFTATDPKIHIERDSEKRWMFERWLKTPAGGATAEAKVAAPKPAAAGPAAAPPGANTKPWALTIGTLAVANGTLSYADKASATPVAVEITAFKLEAQKLAPETAAKSPLQVSGRIGAGRRADPGRFDYKGHVVLKPLAAEGRLEVASFPAHAFKAYYADALNVDIRRAFVSYRGTVNYASAPAGMSLRLAGDTALDDFRANSVSLTQSPGFDRSNNQLLSWKTLSLRGLQVGLAPNAAPTVDVRETTLTDFFARVIVDPNGQLNLLSLTKKGEAEANAATAAAAETRSRRGLGGTTTTTRGPTQPQQRSAGTPVSAEAMVGGAPEAATAAPAPVAAAPADADPGPKPVINFGPMSLVNGKIDFTDLFVKPNYSADLSELTGKLSAFSSNPPKGESGRPALADLELRGKAQQTAALEITGKLNPLAKPLELDITAKMRDLDLAPLSPYSVRYAGHGIERGKMSMDVNYKVAPDGQLTATNKLVLNQLQFGEEVQGAPNSLPVRLAVALLADRNGVIDVDLPLSGSLNDPQFSIGPLIFKAVVNLIVKAVTAPFSLLTGGLGGGSGESSTIAFEPGSAVLGDAARQSLDKVAKALTDRPTLQMTVVGTASLERERDAYQRQRLRQLAQAEKRRIAVRGGQAGTDVPPVTDAEYPELLTAVYKRADITKPRNMVGLTKDLPVKEMENLLLASIPVDEESMRQLAVERGAAVRDYLLAQKLPSERLFLGAVKTRATGTDWKPGAELDLAMK; translated from the coding sequence ATGGATGCAGCTTCGCTCAGGCAAAACAAATGGCTGCGACGTGGGATCGTCGCCTTGCTGATTCTTCTGGGCCTCTGGCTTGTTGCCTGGCTCGCCGTCCCGCCGATCGCTAAAAGCCAGCTCCAGAAGATCGCCAGCGAGAAACTGGGCCGGCAGGTCACGGTGGGCAAGATCGACTTCAAGCCCTGGACGCTCGAACTGGCGCTGAACGACCTGCGCATCGCCACGGCCGACGGCGCCCGGCCGCAGGTGGTGGTCAAGCGCATCTATGCCGATGCGGAACTGCAGTCGATCCTGCGCCTCGCGCCGGTGATCGATGCGGTGTCGGTCGAGTCGCCCGCGATCCTGCTCACGCACCTGGCCGACGGCAAGTACGACATCGACGACATCCTGCAGCGACTCGCCGCCGGGCCGCCGCCCGATCCGAAGGCCGAGCCTGCGCGCTTCGCGATCTACAACATCGCCATCACGCACGGCGCGGTCGATTTCGACGACCAGAGCGTCAAGCGCAGGCACGAGCTGCGCGATTTCGAGCTCAAGGTGCCGTTCCTGAGCAATCTCGCCTCCCAGCGCGACATCAACACGGAGCCCAAGCTCGCGTTCTCGCTCAACGGCAGCAAGTTCGATTCGGCCGCGCTCACCACGCCTTTCGCCGAAAGCCGCAAGACCGATGCCCATGTCCGGTTCAAGGGGCTCGACCTGGCGCCGTACCTCGGTTACATCCCGGGCGGCCTGCCGGTCAAGTTGCAGGCGGGCAGCCTGGACGCCGACCTGAAGATCGATTTCCAGCGGGCGGCAACCGCCGGCCTCAAGATCACCGGCACCGTGGAGGCCCATGGCGCCAAGCTCGGCGATGCCAGGGGCCGCGACCTGCTGGCCTTCGAGTCGCTGAAGCTGGCGCTGGCGGACGTGCGTCCGCTCGAATCGGTGTTCCATCTGAGCGAGGTGGCGCTTTCCAATCCGGAACTCGCGGTCGCGCGCGATGCGCAGGGCCAGCTCAACCTGCTGGCCACCGATCCGGCCAGCGGATCGGCCGAGAAGGTGGCGGCCGTCCCGGCGCCCGCCGCCAGTGCGCCCAATGGCCAGGCGCCCGAGAAGCCGAAGCTCCAGGTCCGGGTCGACAAGATCGCGCTCGCCGGCGGCCGCATCGGCTGGCGCGACGAGACCGTGCAGCCCGCGGCCGCGGTCCAGCTGACCGCGCTCGGCGTCGATGCCACCGGCGTTTCGTGGCCGATGGACAAGGCGGCCGAATTCAGCGGCAGCACCGCCGTCGCCGGTGCAACGCTCAAGTTCAAGGGCGATGCCACGGACAAGGTCGCCAACGTCCAGACCGAGGTCGAGGCGCTGCCGCTGTCGCTCGCGGCGCCTTATCTTGCGCACAGCCTCGAACCCACGCTCGACGGCAAGCTCAGCGGGCAGATCGACATCGCCTGGGCCGAACCCCATCTCAAGTTCAAGGCGCGTCGCCTCGCCGCCGACGGGCTGGCGCTCACGCAGCAGAAGACCGCGCTCGCGAGCGTGGGCCGCTTCGAGCTGATCGACGCCGAGGCCGACATGACGAAGCACACGCTCGACGTGGCCTCGTTCACCGCCACCGATCCCAAGATCCACATCGAGCGCGACAGCGAGAAGCGCTGGATGTTCGAGCGCTGGCTCAAGACGCCGGCCGGCGGCGCCACGGCCGAGGCCAAGGTGGCCGCGCCCAAGCCCGCGGCCGCGGGCCCCGCGGCGGCCCCGCCGGGCGCCAACACCAAGCCGTGGGCGCTGACGATCGGCACGCTGGCCGTGGCCAACGGCACGCTGTCCTATGCGGACAAGGCCAGCGCCACGCCGGTGGCGGTCGAGATCACCGCCTTCAAGCTCGAGGCCCAGAAGCTCGCGCCCGAGACGGCCGCAAAGTCGCCGCTGCAGGTGTCGGGTCGCATCGGTGCGGGGCGGCGGGCCGATCCGGGGCGCTTCGACTACAAGGGCCACGTCGTGCTGAAGCCGCTGGCCGCGGAGGGGCGGCTCGAAGTGGCCTCGTTCCCGGCCCACGCGTTCAAGGCCTACTACGCCGATGCGCTCAACGTGGACATCCGGCGTGCCTTCGTGAGCTACCGCGGCACCGTGAACTACGCGAGCGCGCCGGCCGGCATGAGCCTCAGGCTCGCGGGCGACACCGCCCTCGACGACTTCCGCGCGAACAGCGTCTCGCTGACGCAGTCGCCCGGCTTCGACCGCAGCAACAACCAGCTGCTGAGCTGGAAGACGCTGAGCCTGCGCGGCCTGCAGGTGGGCCTGGCGCCCAACGCGGCGCCCACGGTCGACGTGCGCGAGACCACGCTGACCGATTTCTTCGCCCGCGTCATCGTCGACCCCAACGGTCAGCTCAACCTCTTGAGCCTGACCAAGAAGGGCGAGGCCGAGGCCAACGCCGCCACGGCCGCCGCCGCCGAAACCCGCTCGCGCCGCGGCCTGGGCGGCACCACGACCACCACGCGCGGGCCGACGCAGCCGCAGCAGCGTTCGGCCGGCACGCCGGTCTCGGCCGAAGCCATGGTGGGCGGGGCTCCCGAGGCCGCGACCGCGGCGCCCGCGCCGGTGGCCGCTGCGCCCGCCGATGCCGACCCCGGACCGAAGCCCGTCATCAACTTCGGTCCCATGAGCCTGGTGAACGGCAAGATCGATTTCACCGACCTGTTCGTCAAGCCCAACTACTCGGCCGACCTGAGCGAGCTGACCGGCAAGCTCAGTGCCTTCTCGTCGAACCCGCCCAAGGGCGAGAGCGGCCGGCCGGCGCTCGCCGACCTCGAGCTGCGCGGCAAGGCGCAGCAGACGGCGGCGCTGGAGATCACGGGCAAGCTCAACCCGCTCGCCAAGCCGCTCGAACTCGACATCACCGCGAAGATGCGCGACCTCGACCTGGCGCCGCTCTCGCCGTATTCGGTGCGCTACGCGGGTCACGGCATCGAGCGCGGCAAGATGAGCATGGACGTCAACTACAAGGTCGCGCCCGATGGCCAGCTCACGGCCACCAACAAGCTGGTGCTCAACCAGCTGCAGTTCGGCGAGGAAGTGCAGGGCGCGCCCAACAGCCTGCCGGTGCGCCTCGCGGTGGCGCTGCTGGCCGACCGCAACGGCGTCATCGACGTCGACCTGCCGCTCAGCGGCTCGCTCAACGATCCGCAGTTCAGCATCGGCCCGCTGATCTTCAAGGCGGTGGTCAATCTGATCGTCAAGGCGGTGACGGCGCCGTTCAGCCTGCTGACGGGCGGGCTGGGCGGCGGCAGCGGCGAGTCGAGCACCATCGCCTTCGAGCCCGGCAGCGCCGTGCTCGGCGATGCGGCCCGGCAGAGCCTCGACAAGGTCGCCAAGGCGCTGACCGACCGTCCCACGCTGCAGATGACCGTGGTCGGCACCGCCAGCCTGGAGCGCGAGCGCGACGCCTACCAGCGCCAGCGCCTGCGCCAGCTCGCCCAGGCCGAGAAGCGGCGCATCGCGGTGCGCGGCGGCCAGGCCGGCACCGACGTGCCGCCGGTCACCGATGCCGAATACCCCGAGCTGCTGACCGCCGTCTACAAGCGCGCCGACATCACCAAGCCGCGCAACATGGTCGGCCTGACCAAGGACCTGCCGGTGAAGGAGATGGAAAACCTGCTGCTCGCGAGCATTCCGGTGGACGAGGAGTCGATGCGCCAGCTGGCCGTGGAACGCGGCGCCGCGGTGCGCGACTACCTGCTGGCCCAGAAGCTCCCGAGCGAGCGCCTGTTCCTCGGCGCGGTCAAGACCAGGGCCACGGGCACCGACTGGAAGCCCGGGGCCGAGCTCGATCTGGCCATGAAATAG
- a CDS encoding PilC/PilY family type IV pilus protein produces the protein MKAAIADNFTEAKIPDGRIRLAWQEMNAIPNKNTCVGFADGSSPPPFGATECKINGIANANRMRTLDAAHRTNFLAWAADLGWGGRTPSHAMMTRAGEYMKTTGPLSPYSDDPGVEGATRSSCRRSFHIFMTDGEYTMFGFQRNPKQLGMPPIGNADGTGRDLPDGTTYEPRAPYMDGVGAVNRVTSWKESPTGVWTPTAEYRPTLADMAFEYWATDLQPDLPDRLQPVFKEPQETVVGAKKISRYWNPKNDPATWQHLNTYVIGFGSASSWNGAPRISATAAQPTYSGDYAGLVDGSIAWPDPLSGTLPGATGSNGFQGWKSETGSGGYHHENPLTFEALRMDLWHAALNSRGSFTPAVNEAALDNAFKSILAQIISNTSAPLSSLAASASKVSADTATYQAGYDTANWSGTLNAVRFGSDGKLADTPLWSAGALLDARMAQPGAYDIDRQVLSFSGTVVGTADAGTVIGSGVPFRWDSLSDAQRAALAGSADAKAEGTARGQAVLAFLRGDRSNEGAAGQKLRRRDHLLGDIVGSSVWYAGQPRSGFTRDGYAAFAKIARPPMVYVGANDGMLHAFNAGTDVAADGGKEVFAYVPEGLYGTAAKSPLRALSESGYKHRYYVDGSPFVADVYLQPGAPATDKSGEWKSLLVGTLGAGGKGYFVLDVTWPQDIRESGAAAVALIDTTALADEDLGHQFQQPAVDSFSRRALQVALLNNGRTAVILGNGYNSASERAVLWIQYLDGDRSILKIPAPPGQDLDTGNGLSAPVPVDRNGDGKIDLVYAGDLLGNLWKFDLSAAESSKWKATMGSSATPSKLDGVPLFRSGATQPITAAPVVVGHPRGGYMVVFGTGRLFAEGDEGTTHAQYLYGIWDPANAGTATAAWTELVQQTIADKTVAQGDTEFRTASNNGVSYGGSSGKRGWYVQLPSSKERIVYPGDVLGNSVGLFSTTIPGASSNSIDCTPGTADDGWTMVVDFFSGAAPDGIVYGDFAAAGTYLGFRNRSGRDDIVFRPSGDAKNVDVICNAAGDCLTAKRPDVVRRFGWRDLFLPH, from the coding sequence TTGAAGGCGGCCATCGCGGACAACTTCACGGAGGCGAAGATTCCCGACGGCAGGATCCGCCTCGCCTGGCAGGAGATGAACGCCATCCCGAACAAGAACACCTGCGTCGGTTTCGCCGACGGCAGCTCGCCGCCCCCTTTCGGCGCTACCGAATGCAAGATCAACGGCATTGCGAACGCGAACCGGATGCGCACGTTGGACGCGGCCCACCGGACCAACTTCCTGGCGTGGGCCGCAGACCTAGGCTGGGGTGGTCGCACGCCGTCGCACGCGATGATGACCCGCGCAGGGGAGTACATGAAGACCACAGGGCCACTCAGTCCCTATTCCGACGATCCGGGCGTGGAGGGTGCCACCCGGTCGAGCTGCCGCAGATCCTTCCACATCTTCATGACGGACGGCGAGTACACCATGTTCGGATTCCAGCGGAATCCCAAACAGCTCGGCATGCCGCCGATCGGGAATGCGGATGGAACGGGGCGTGACCTGCCCGACGGCACGACGTATGAGCCGCGCGCGCCGTACATGGACGGCGTGGGTGCAGTCAACAGGGTGACAAGTTGGAAGGAGTCCCCGACCGGCGTCTGGACGCCCACGGCGGAATACCGGCCCACGCTGGCGGACATGGCCTTCGAGTACTGGGCCACCGACCTGCAGCCCGACTTGCCGGACAGGCTCCAGCCGGTGTTCAAGGAGCCGCAGGAGACGGTTGTAGGAGCGAAAAAGATATCCCGGTACTGGAATCCAAAGAACGATCCGGCGACCTGGCAGCATCTGAACACCTACGTCATCGGCTTCGGCAGCGCCTCGTCCTGGAACGGCGCACCGCGCATTTCGGCAACAGCAGCACAACCGACCTACAGCGGCGACTACGCGGGTCTGGTCGATGGTTCGATCGCCTGGCCCGATCCGCTGAGCGGGACCTTGCCCGGCGCCACGGGCAGCAACGGATTCCAGGGTTGGAAGTCCGAAACCGGGTCCGGCGGCTACCACCATGAAAATCCATTGACCTTCGAGGCGTTGCGCATGGATCTCTGGCACGCGGCGCTCAACAGCCGCGGCAGCTTCACGCCAGCCGTGAACGAGGCGGCACTCGATAACGCATTCAAGTCGATCCTCGCGCAGATCATCTCGAACACGAGCGCTCCGCTGAGCTCGCTCGCCGCCAGCGCGTCGAAGGTGTCCGCGGACACGGCGACCTACCAGGCCGGCTATGACACGGCCAACTGGTCGGGCACCCTCAACGCTGTTCGGTTCGGAAGCGATGGCAAACTGGCCGACACCCCCCTGTGGTCCGCGGGTGCCCTGCTCGACGCCCGCATGGCGCAGCCCGGTGCCTACGACATCGATCGCCAGGTGCTGAGCTTCTCGGGCACCGTGGTGGGCACGGCCGACGCGGGCACAGTGATCGGTTCTGGCGTGCCGTTTCGGTGGGACAGCCTGAGCGATGCGCAGCGTGCGGCCCTCGCGGGCTCCGCCGATGCCAAAGCGGAAGGCACCGCGCGCGGCCAGGCCGTGCTCGCTTTTCTCCGCGGTGATCGCAGCAACGAGGGCGCTGCCGGCCAGAAGCTGCGCAGGCGTGACCACCTGCTCGGCGACATCGTGGGTTCCAGCGTCTGGTACGCGGGCCAGCCCAGGAGCGGCTTCACGCGCGACGGCTATGCGGCGTTCGCCAAGATCGCCCGCCCGCCGATGGTCTACGTGGGTGCCAACGACGGCATGTTGCATGCCTTCAATGCCGGCACCGACGTTGCAGCGGATGGCGGCAAGGAGGTCTTCGCCTACGTGCCGGAAGGTCTCTACGGCACGGCAGCGAAGTCTCCCCTCCGGGCCCTCAGCGAGTCCGGCTACAAGCACAGGTACTACGTCGACGGCAGTCCTTTCGTCGCCGACGTCTACCTGCAGCCAGGCGCTCCGGCCACCGACAAGTCCGGAGAGTGGAAGTCCCTGCTCGTTGGCACCTTGGGTGCGGGCGGCAAGGGGTACTTCGTGCTCGACGTCACATGGCCTCAAGACATCCGCGAGAGCGGCGCTGCCGCAGTGGCCTTGATCGACACGACGGCGCTCGCCGACGAAGACCTCGGCCACCAGTTTCAGCAACCTGCAGTCGATTCCTTCTCGCGGCGGGCTTTGCAGGTGGCGTTGCTGAACAACGGCCGCACGGCCGTGATCCTGGGCAACGGCTACAACAGCGCGAGTGAAAGGGCGGTGCTCTGGATCCAATATCTCGACGGTGACAGGTCGATCCTGAAGATTCCCGCGCCGCCCGGGCAGGACCTGGACACCGGCAATGGGCTCTCGGCCCCGGTGCCGGTCGACCGCAACGGTGACGGCAAGATCGATCTTGTCTATGCCGGCGACCTTCTGGGAAACCTCTGGAAGTTCGACCTCAGCGCCGCGGAGAGCAGCAAGTGGAAAGCCACCATGGGTTCGAGCGCGACCCCGTCGAAACTGGATGGTGTGCCGCTGTTCAGATCCGGTGCCACGCAGCCCATCACGGCTGCGCCGGTGGTGGTCGGGCACCCGAGGGGCGGCTACATGGTGGTTTTCGGTACGGGGCGACTGTTTGCCGAGGGTGACGAAGGCACCACCCACGCCCAGTATCTCTACGGCATCTGGGATCCCGCCAACGCCGGCACGGCCACGGCGGCATGGACCGAACTGGTCCAGCAGACCATTGCAGACAAGACCGTCGCGCAGGGCGATACCGAATTCCGTACCGCATCGAACAACGGCGTGAGCTACGGAGGTTCGAGTGGCAAGCGCGGCTGGTATGTCCAGCTGCCAAGCAGCAAGGAGCGAATCGTGTATCCGGGCGACGTGCTCGGCAACAGCGTGGGCCTGTTCTCGACGACCATCCCGGGTGCCTCCAGCAACTCGATCGATTGCACGCCCGGTACGGCGGACGACGGCTGGACGATGGTGGTGGATTTCTTCAGTGGCGCGGCGCCCGACGGCATCGTCTACGGCGACTTCGCCGCCGCAGGCACCTACCTGGGCTTTCGCAATCGTTCGGGCCGCGACGACATTGTCTTCAGACCCTCGGGCGATGCTAAGAACGTGGACGTGATCTGCAACGCGGCAGGCGATTGCCTCACCGCGAAGCGGCCGGACGTGGTGCGGCGCTTCGGCTGGCGCGATCTGTTCCTGCCCCATTGA
- a CDS encoding type IV pilin protein: MKRKTAARRQAPDHAHGFTLIELMIVAAVIAVLASIAYPSYTRYVLRAKRADAKQQLLQAAQWSERYMTANGRYPPETVDLPAGLQRSPPSGAASYRIGYAARTATTYVLQAVPQGASTADDCGTLSINHQGAKLSNTGAEASAAQMQACWDR, from the coding sequence ATGAAAAGGAAGACCGCAGCCCGGAGGCAAGCGCCCGACCACGCGCACGGCTTCACCCTGATCGAACTCATGATCGTCGCCGCGGTCATTGCCGTCCTCGCATCGATCGCCTACCCGAGCTACACGCGCTATGTGCTGAGGGCGAAGCGCGCGGATGCCAAGCAGCAGCTGCTGCAGGCGGCGCAATGGAGCGAGCGCTACATGACGGCGAACGGCCGGTATCCGCCGGAGACGGTCGACCTGCCGGCCGGGCTGCAACGTTCGCCGCCGTCGGGCGCTGCGAGCTACAGGATCGGATATGCGGCGAGAACCGCGACCACCTACGTCCTGCAAGCGGTGCCGCAGGGCGCATCGACGGCCGACGATTGCGGGACGCTCTCGATCAACCACCAGGGCGCCAAACTGTCCAACACCGGCGCAGAGGCCTCGGCGGCGCAGATGCAGGCCTGCTGGGACCGCTGA